A genomic region of Anaerolineae bacterium contains the following coding sequences:
- a CDS encoding aminoacyl-tRNA hydrolase → MAERYLIVGLGNPGVKYANTRHNIGFRCVDALAERHGLSFDRKQGKALIASGTIVGQPVLLIKPQTYMNLSGDAVSAVANFYRITPDRLLVIFDDLDLPVGTVRIRKSGGAGGHKGMISIIERLGTQEFSRIRVGIGRPSGRMDPADYVLLPFREGDESILVAETIDRVAQAVQSWLADGIEITMNRYNHNVGHKAQRQRAAAQSSPDDPSPASDKGSVAPASNASTTDHALQEDSKSS, encoded by the coding sequence ATGGCTGAACGCTATTTGATCGTCGGCCTGGGGAACCCGGGTGTGAAATACGCCAATACCCGTCACAACATCGGCTTCCGCTGTGTGGATGCACTGGCCGAACGGCATGGCCTGTCATTCGACCGCAAACAGGGGAAGGCGCTCATCGCCAGCGGGACGATTGTCGGGCAGCCAGTCCTGCTGATCAAACCGCAGACGTACATGAATCTCAGCGGCGATGCCGTCAGCGCTGTGGCGAACTTCTACCGAATCACGCCGGACCGCCTTCTGGTCATCTTCGATGATCTTGATCTGCCTGTCGGAACTGTTCGCATCCGCAAGAGCGGAGGCGCTGGCGGGCACAAAGGGATGATCAGCATCATTGAGAGGCTTGGCACGCAGGAATTCAGCCGCATCCGGGTCGGCATTGGCCGTCCGTCAGGTCGAATGGATCCCGCCGACTATGTCCTGCTGCCCTTCCGCGAGGGCGATGAATCCATCCTGGTTGCGGAGACTATCGACCGCGTCGCTCAGGCTGTGCAGTCCTGGCTGGCAGACGGCATCGAGATCACCATGAACCGCTACAACCACAATGTTGGCCACAAGGCACAGAGACAGAGAGCCGCGGCCCAAAGCTCACCGGATGATCCTTCGCCTGCCAGCGACAAAGGATCTGTCGCTCCCGCTTCGAACGCCAGCACT